Below is a window of Mucilaginibacter ginkgonis DNA.
TAACGTGCTGGAAAGGCTGGAAAACCTGCAGCATGAGAATCTTAAGCTTCGCAATCGGCTGAGTTTTTATTTATAGGCCACTCAATTGTAGCATACTGACATCAATTTGCGGGTGTCACACCCTGTGACAACGTGTGACACTTTCTTCAAAAAAAAGGCAAATCTGAAACACTGACACAATTTTGCCTCATTGATATACAGACGTTTATCTCGCTCACAAGATAGTGCCAGATACCAATAAGTCAGTATTTGGTGGGGAAAGTGTAACGTGTTACAACCGCAAAGTTATGCCGGTTAATTGTAAGCGTTTCGGGTAAGCGTTGGCAGGGGATTGCATTAATCTTATTACAATTTTAACCCTTTAAATTTTTCCCTTACATTGGTTTCGGTATAAACCGCAACCTCATGAATAAATTTTTTACCTCTGCTGCTGCCCTTGTATTAAGTACCGCGGCGTTTGCACAAACCCCTGCACTTACAACGGCAGATTATGCCCGTGCCGAAAGTTTCTTAAGTTACAATACCGATCCGCTGGTCGATCGCGCCGCTGTGAGGCCTGTGTGGTTGCCGGGCGATAAGTTCTGGTACCGGGTTTTAACCCCGCAGGGAAGCGAATATGTTTTGGTAGACCCGGCAAAGGGGACCAAAGCGGCGGCTTTTGATGCCGATAAACTGGCCGCGGCATTGTCGCTGCAAACGGGTAAAAAGTATTCGGGTGCAAAGCTGCCTTTCAGGGATATCAACTATTCGGCAGATGGTAAGGCCGTTATCGTAAATGCCGCGGGCAAGCAATACAAATGCGATCTGCAAACCTATGGCTGTGTGATCGACGACACCAAAGTAACCGCGGTTGGCGCTTTGCCGGGCAGGAGGGGCCGTGCCTCAAATGAAGTAACATCGCCCGATGGTAAACGAGCTGCATTCATAAAAGACTATAACCTTTGGGTGCGCGATGTGGCCACTGGTAAGCAAACACAGTTAACCACAGACGGCGTAAAAGATTTTGGCTACGCCACAGATAACGCGGGCTGGTCGCACAGCGATGGGGCTGTACTGCGATGGTCGCCCGACTCACGGAAGATAGCTACCTTCCGCCAGGACCAGCGCAATGTAAATGATATGTATTTGGTGACCACCAACGTTGGTGCGCCGCACTTACGCCAGTGGAAATATCCGTTGCCCGGCGATAAGAACATAGCAATGATAAGCCGTGTGATCATAGACGTGGATAACGCGAAGGTTATCCCGTTGAATATAGCACCTGACCCGCACCGCGCAACGCTGAGTGATGACATATCAAGCAGCGGTACATTTGATGATAACGATTGGAATGCCGATGCCAGCAAACTGGCTTTCGTATCTACCTCGCGCGATCACAAAATAGAAAAAGTGCGCATTGCCGACGCTGCCACAGGTGCAGTGAGGGAAGTGTTTGAAGAATCGGTTCCTACCCAATTTGAATCAGGACAGGGTGCTATTAACTGGCGCTTCCTGGATAAGAGCAATGAGATCATCTGGTATTCTGAACGTGACAACTGGGGACATCTATACCTGTTCAACGCCTTAACCGGCAAGGTTAAAAATCAGATCACCAAAGGCGACTGGTTGGTGACCAAGGTAATTAAGGTAGACGAAAAGAACCGCACCATATATTTCATGGCAGGCGGTATGGAAAAAGAAAATCCATACTTCGCGCAGTTCTGTAAGATTGGTTTTGATGGTAAAGGTTTGAAGGTGCTGACGCCTGAAGCAGGCACACATACCGTGACCTTATCGCCGGATGGTGAATACTTTGTAGACAGCTATTCAAAACCCGATGTGCCGCCGGTAACGGTAGTACGCAGCATCAGCGGGAAGTTGATCAGCACCCTGGAGAAAACTGATGTGTCACGCTTAGCGGCAACAGGTTGGAAACCGGTAACCACCTTTTCGGTAAAAGCAGATGATGGCAAAACTGACGTTTACGGTTTGATGTTCACACCATCAAAACTCGATCCTTCTAAGAAATATCCGGTGATAGACTACATCTACCCCGGCCCGCAAGGCGGCGGTGTAGGCAGCTGGTCATTCGCCGCATCCCGAAGCGACCACCAGGCTTTAGCCGAATTGGGTTTTGTGGTTGTGGTGATAGAGGGTACCAGCAATCCGTTGCGCTCTAAAAGCTACCATGATATGAGCTACGGCGACATGTCTACAAATACCATTGCAGATCAGATAGCCGGCATAAAACAACTGTCGGCGAAATACAACTACATGGACACGTCCCGTGTAGGTATCTGGGGCCATTCGGGTGGCGGATTCGCAACGGCTGCTGCAATGTTCCGTTACCCGGACTTCTTCAAAGTAGGTATAGCCGAATCGGGCAACCATGATAACCGCAATTACGAGGATGATTGGGGCGAACGTTATGACGGCCTGCTGGTAACCAAAGACAATGGCGTTTCTAATTACGAGGCCCAGGCCAATCAAACCTATGCCAGAAACCTAAAAGGCAAGCTAATGCTGGCACACGGCCTGATGGACGATAACGTACCTCCGCAAAACACATTACTGGTGGCAGAGGCTTTGGAAAAGGCTAACAAAAGCTTCGACCTGGTTATATTCCCTAACAGCGCCCACGGTTACGGCGAATATTCTTATTACATGATGCGCCGCCGCTGGGATTACTTTGTAAAGAATTTGCTGGGTGCAGAAACGCCTTACAACTATGAAATAAAACCTAAGCAGGACCCAAGAAATTCTGCTAATTAAATAATTCTGCAGGAATAGATCGGCTATGCCTTTTGGGAAATATCTCCTACATTGGGCTAACCAATTTATTCCTGCTTTATGAAAACCAATCTCCTGTTGGCAAAGGGCGCGTTCGCGGCTTTTGCAATGTTTTTTACTTTCTCAACAACTTCGGCGCAAATAGATAAAGGCTGGCGACAGCTATTTAACGGAAAAGACCTCAATGGCTGGAAACACGTAGGGCCGGGCGCCCGCTATGTTAAAGGTGGCGTTACCGGCAGTACGGGCGGCATGGGGCTCGAGTATTACACCAAAGAGAAATTCGGCAACTGCGTTATCCGCATAGTTTACCGGATGCAGAAATTCAACAGCAATGCAGGAGTGTTTATTCGCATACCTATCGAGCCGCGCGAGCCCTGGATGCCTGTGTTTTACGGCTACGAGGTGCAGATAGACAATCATCCCGAAACTTCTAAAGAAAACGATTACCACGTTACCGGTACCCTATATTCTCTTACAAAACCATTAGCCAAACCAGGCAAGCCAGGCCCGCAGTGGAACACCATGGAAATTACGCTTGATGGGCCGCGGACTATTGTAACCGTTAACGGTCAGAGAGTGACGGACTATACAGAAGGCCAGCCTACTCCAAAACGTGTATTCGATTTTGAACCTTATCCCGGTCGCCGGCCTGATTTTGGTTACATAGGCCTGCAAAACCACGGTCCCGAAGATGTAGTGTTCTTCAAAGAAGTTTCGGTCAAATCCTTACGCTAAACAGGTTTATGGAAGAGAATAAAACGCGTACGGCGGGCGAGAACCTCAGCCGCAAGGATTTTATCAGGAAAAGCGCTATCGCCGCCGCCTCATTCTATATTGTGCCAAGGTTTGTGTTGGGTGGCAAAGGTTACACCGCGCCAAGCGACAAATTATACATTGCTGCTGTGGGTTGTGGCGGCGAAGCCGAAAGTGACATACACCACTTCGCGACAGCGCCTAAAAAGAACGCGCAGATAGCCTTCTTGTGCGATGTTGACGACCGTATGGCAGCGCCACGGCGCAAAGAATTTCCAAAGGCTGGCTTTTACCACGATTGGCGTGAGATGTTCGATAAAGAACATAAGAATTTTGATGCGGTGACGGTTGCCATTCCGGATCATAACCACGCGCCCGTTGGCTTGCGCGCCATGCAAATGAAAAAGCATTTGTACCTGCAAAAGCCGCTGACACACGACATATACGAAGCCAGGATATTAACAGAAGCGAGCGAGAAATACCAGGTGGTAACTCAAATGGGCGATCAGGGTGCAAGTTGCGACGGCATGCGCACCATGCGCGAGTGGTTTGAAGCAGGGCTGATAGGTGATATTGAAAAAGTTTACTGCTGGACAGACCGCCCTGTTTGGCCGCAGGGCATAGCCTGGCCAAAAACAGCGGCGCCTATACCAAAAGAATTGAAATGGGACTTGTGGCTGGGCACTGCAAAGCAAACTAATTATATCGACAATTTAGTTCCGTTCAACTGGCGGGGCTGGTGGGAGTTTGGCACCGGCGCGCTCGGCGACATGGGTTGCCACATTATGGGGCCGCCGTTTAAATTGTTGGGGTTGGGATATCCTACAGAAGTTTCGGGCAGTGCAAGCACGGTTTACAAAGGCATCTTTAAGGAAGGAATTTATCCTGAGAGCGGCCCTGTTTCCAGTTCTATAAAGTTTAAGTTCACCCAGCAAAGTGGCAAGCCACTCGATCTGTATTGGATGGACGGCGGTATCATACCCGAACGGTTAAACGAAATTGATCCCAGCCTGAATATGAATGAGATACTGGGCGACATACCAAGCGAGAACGATTTCGAAGGCTGTACGCTTTTCGTAGGTACCAAGGGAAAAGTTTCTTGCGGATGGGGCGGGAGCCATCCACGATTATTGCCGCTTAAACTGAACAAAGATGTTAAGGTGCCGGAGAAATATCCGCGAGTTCCCGGGGGCATGGATGGACATTGGTGGCAATGGGTAGACGCAAGTATTGCCGGCTACAGCAAAATGGAAGTCGACTCGCCGTTCTTTGGCTATGCGGGCCCGCTTACAGAAACTGTGCTTATGGGTAACCTGCTGCTGCGCACATTTGATCTGCAGGAAAAGATAAAACGCAAAGACCCTGTTTACGGAAATATGGAAGGCTATAAATTCAGCGGTCGGTATACGGCTTTAAAATGGGACGGTGAGAATATGAAGATCACCAACTTTGAACCGGCCAATCAATACATAAAAAGGGAGTATCGTAAAGGCTGGGGCGAATTGAAGTTGTAATTACCAAACGTTAATGGCTATTGGTTGTATGTAAGATAAATACTTGCAATGAGGATAGTAACCCTTGAAGAACATGTGGCTTTCCCTGAAATGAAGGCTTTTCTGCCTGCCGATGTTGCCAAAAATATAAAAGAACCTCCAAACGCGGCGCAGATGATGCCGAAGCTGGCAGATATTGCAGGCGAACGTTTAAAATCGATGGACGATGCGGGCATTACCATGCAGGTGCTTTCAGTAGAAAACACAGATGTAAACCTTTTGGATGAAAAGCTTGCGCCGCAATTCGCGGCAAGGTATAATGATCTGCTGGCAGAAAAGATAGCACCTCATCCGGAGCGGTTCTCAGCATTTGCGCTGTTACCCATGACCGCGCCGGCAACCGCTGCAGATGAGCTGGAACGTGCGGTAACTAAACACGGCTTTCGCGGGGCGATGATCAAGGGCCACGTTAACGGTGAATTTCTGGATCATCCAAAGTTTTCGCCTGTGTTTGAGCGTGCGCAAAAGTTGGGTGTGCCCATCTACATCCATCCCGGGATCCCGCCAAAGGCTGTACAGGGCGCATACTATAGCAACATAGGTGGCAAAACCGGCTACACCGATCTATAGCTTGCTGGGGATGGGGCTGGCATTCTGAAACTGCCATTCACGTGCTGCGGTTGCTTGCAGCGGGTATTTTTGACAAATTCCCGGATCTTAAGATCATCATCGGACACATGGGCGAGATGCTACCGATAATGTGGGCACGGTCTGCGCGGGCATTCAGTCCCGGAGCCGGCGGCGAAAACCAGCGTACACTTGCCGACACATTTCAACAGCAGGTATACATCACCACAAGTGGGTTTTTTACGCAACCACCGTTGCAGATCGCGCTCGATACTTTCGGTATCGATAATATTATGCTATCTGTGGATTATCCTTTCAGTACCAATCAAATGGGCGTTGATTTTCTTAATGAAATACAACTGCCTCAAGATCAAATTGAAAAGATCGCTTATAAAAATGCTGATAAGATTTTAGCTTTCAATGAGTTAGCGTTGTAAAAAATGAATTTATAAAATTTGGCATGATAAATGCCTTGTCAAAACATTACAGATCCAATTTGAAACCAATATTACGAGCCGATGGCATCTGACGTGCAAGCGGCAAAAGCCAAATCTTCTTTATTTATCAGGCTGCTCCTCATTGCAGGGCTAGCTGGTTTGCTTTGTGCCGAGGGCTACTTTGGTTACCGCCTGCACACCCTTTCTGCCGACCAGGAGCAACTAAAGGAAGATTACTCCAACATTAATAACATCACTTTAGGCCTGTTTTCTGTAGACCAATGGCAGGATAAGATCGGCGGCATTGTAAACCATCAGGTACGCCACTTTACGCTAACACCGCATCAAAAGCATGAGTTGCAGGTCGAGGTAGAGCAGATCATCATGGCGCTCATTAACCGGGCCGAGTCTCTTCTGGAAAAAAAGCCAACCTCACTTATGGGCAAGATTAAAAAACTTGCCGTAAAAACTTTCGTCAATACAGATAAGATCAAAGCCCAGGTTCCAACATATGCTAAGACCATTATCGCCAAAGTAGATAACCCGCAAAATAAACAACAGCTAAGCACAATGGCGCTTAGCAAATTTAAGCAGGTTAAAAAAACTGCATACGTTGATAGCTCTATCAAGGCGAACGACTCACTTACTAACGTAATGTTCAATAAATATCACGTTAGCGACACAGAAGCTTTAAACAACAAATTGAGCAACTCTTTAGAGCGCATCCGTACAGAAACCTACAATTATTGTTTTGGTATGCTGGCATGCGTTATTGTGGTGCTGATGCTTTGGTGGCTGGTACGCAAAAGGGTAGAGCTGCACGCTACGCTGTTTATCATGTCGCTTCTTTTTGCTTTTATACTTTTGGCGGTGGGACTTACGGCATCTATGATAGAGGTTGATTGCCGTATCAGTTCGCTGGACTTTGTACTGCTGGGCGAACATGTCGTATTCAAAAACCAGGTGCTTTTTTTCCAAAGCAAAAGTATTCTGGATGTGGTAGAAGTATTAGTAAAACAGCCGGCCGTAGATTCTATCCTTGTAGGTATCCTGATATTGGTGTTTAGTATTCTGTTTCCGTTTACCAAGCTGGCTTCTACCGGCATTCACCTGCTAAGCCGCAGAAAGATAGCCGAAAGCAAATTCATCAAATATTTTGCCTTCCAATCGGGTAAATGGAGCATGGCTGACGTAATAGTGATAGCCATTTTGATGTGTTATATCGGCCTTAACGGTTTACTGGATAAGCAGTTAGCCGGGTTAAATATCAAAACGGAAACCTTGACCATGTTGACGACTAACAATACCGCGCTGCAGCCGGGTTATATTGTTTTCATAAGCTTTGTTTTATATGGGCTTATCTTATCAACCATACTTAAATTTATTACCCCTTACGATTCGCATTAACAAAACGTGACTAACGAAAGCCAACATACAGAAGCCAGAAAATTTGGTTTGCCCAATTTGATCCTGATCTTAGGATTGAGCATCCTGCTTTGCGGCGAAGCTTATTTTGGCTACCGTATGCACGCCCTTTCGTTTGAGCAGGAACGGATAAAGGAGGATTATGCCATGGCCAACAGCATTACCTTTGGCTTGTTCTCCATAGATCAATGGCGGGACAGGATATCAGACGTGGTGAACCACCAGGTTACAGATTTTAAGCTCACCGCTAAGCAAAAGCGCGCTATACAGGTTGCTGTGCAAAACCAGTTGCAAAGCCTTGTAAATAAGACAGTTGCGGAAATCAATAAACCACAAAAATCTATAGGCGGCAAGCTTAAAAAGCTGGCATTTAATGCCATGGTCGACCCTAAAGATATAAACGCACAAATACCAGGTTTTGCCAGGACTATAGTTAATAAAGTGAGCAGCCCATCCAGCCAACGACGGCTGAAAGGCATTGCTACAACTACACTTACCAAGCTAGAAAGGCAAACTTACGATAGTACCAGCGTGGCTAATTTTTACGTAACCAAGCATGTTTACGCCAAATATCATGTGGGCGACCCTTATTCTTTTAATAACAAGATCAATAATGAGCTGACACGCATACGGCAAGTAAGCTATAACTATGCTTACGCGATGCTGGGCTGCGTTTTGTTTGCACTGGTGTTGTGGTGGCTGATGCGTAAGAGCGTGCACCTGCAGTCGACTTTGTTTGTGATGTCGCTGCTTTTCGCAACGGTGATGCTGGTGGTTGGCGCTACGGCATCTATCATTGAGGTTGATGCGCGCCTGCAATCTTTCAGCTTCATGCTGCTCGGAGAGAAGGTTGAGTTTATAAATCAGGTGCTGTTTTTCCAGAGTAAAAGTTTATTGCAGATAGTTGGTGTACTCATTTATCAGCCCAAGCCCGACGCTGTTGTTGTGGGTAGCCTCATCTTTATTTTTGTGCTGATACTGCCGTTAATAAGGTTAATCGCAAAAGGCATACATATCCTCAGCCCGGAACGTATTGCTCAGAATAAAGTGGTGAGATACCTGGCGTTCGATTCTGCGAAGTGGGATATGGCCGATGTAATGGTTGTGGGCATCATTATGACTTACATCGGTTTAAATGGCATTTTAAAAAGCCAGCTTTCTAATTTAAATATCCATAACGGAACCTTAACTACCGTGACCGCGAATGAAACTTCGTTGCAGCCGGGGTACTTCATTTTTGTTGGTTATGTGATATTTGCAACCTTGCTGGCTTACATTCTTAAACGTATAACCCCGCACAAAGTAGAGGTGCCAAAACAACTTTCTGTAGATCAGAGGTTAAGCTCTACATAATCTGTACCGGTAGCGCCGGAGTTTGGGCGGGTTATCTTGTGAAGGTTATAATACAATTTGCCGTCGCGCTCATTACCTGCCAATTTTCCTTTATTAAACAAGTCGCGAAGAATGACTTTTGCAAAAGCGTTTAGTTGCTCCGCGTCTATCCCCGGCTGTAGTTCCTTTAGCTTATTGATCACATCATCAGATGTGCCTTCTCCAAGTTGTGCAAGCGCGTAGATCACACGGTTCTGTTCCGTATCTGCCTCCTCGAAATGGGCCGGAATGTGCAGTGGTTTATATTCTTCGCGGAATTCTTCGTCTGTAAGTGCCATAATATAAAAAGGAGCAAACTGCGGCAATTGTTTTAAAGCGTTGTGTTGCTATGTTTCATCATCTGTAAACAGCGTTTAACACGTCGACGTCATCGCCAACGATTTGCATACGCGAATTTCATTATAGCGGTCGGTTTTAATTGTTGATTTACAATATGTTATCTTCTGATAAAATGAATGCCTTGCACAAGTCTTTACGCTGAAAAAGCAAGATATTGGGGCGTATTTATTTTCCGGTCCTTGCAATCTTTCTGCACACTTTAACCTAATTATTTGAGAGACCTCTATGCACGAACTGTCCTCTAAGGAAATTATAAAAGCAATTAGACTAAAACGTATGCAACTGGGTTACTCCCAGGAATATATGGCCGCCAAGCTGGATGTAAGCCAAAATGCCTATAGCAAAATTGAATTAGGCTATACCAAAGTAGTGCTCGACAGGGTACTGTCGATATTTAAACTGTTGAATATGTCGGCCATCGACGCGCTATCCATGACGTCGAAAACTTTCGTTGATTTTAGCAAATTATTCCATAAAAGTGCCACACCTATGTGGATCTTTGAACCGGTAACCCTTAAATTTCTTGAAGTAAATGATGCCGCTGTAGAAAGATATGGTTACAACAGAGACGAATTTCTGAACATGACCATCCGCGATATTCGCCCTAAGAGCGAGTTAGAAAACATGAGCGCTTATCTTACAGCACACGATGGAGACCAGATATTTGACGTAAAATTTAAACACCTACTTGCCGACGGGTCGATATTAACCGTGGACATCGTGAGGTATGCCATAGTCTACAAGGGAGAGCCCGCTTTTTTGGTTACATCCACAATCGATTCCACTTCCGTTAAAGACAAAAAGGAGAAGCTTTATAGTAAGTAAGTTTCTTTAGTGCTACTGAAGTGATTTTTCGCACCCATTGTCCGCCAGTGATCCCGCTCAAGAGAATAGTTCGAATTACAGGAGTTCTCAACTCTTCAAAACAAAATTGGGCGCGGCCAATTTTATTAGCTGCACCCAATTTTAGTGCTCCCGAAGAGATTTTTCGCACCCACGGTCCGCCCGCGCTCCCGCTCAAGAGAATAGTTCGAACTCTTCTGTTCGAATCTCTTTAAAAATTAAAAACCATCGCGTTCAGCTTTAGCTGAACTTGATGGTTTTAGTGCTCCCGAAGAGATTCGAACTCCTATCGATGGTACCGGAAACCATAATTCTATCCATTGAACTACGGGAGCAAAGCGGTGCAAATATATCATTTTGCTTTTGTGGTGCGAAGCACAATATTTGTGCTGTTTGCTCGTTTAAGGTAACATTCGGCGGCACACCCTAAGTTAATGCCGGTAAAACTATTGATGAGATTAAAAACTATTATACGCGCCTTGCTGTCGCTTGGTATTACAGCAACCGTTTTAATGGGATGTACCAAGTCGGGCTCTGATGTTGTGCCTGCTACATCGACCACCACCACGTCGACTACAACCGGTACAACCACTTCCGGCACGACCACCACAACTACAGGGTCCACAGCTATTGCTACTAATCTAAATAACACGCTGTTACTAAAACTGGTGAATGATTTGCGCGCTAAAGGCTGCAATTGCGGTGTTACTGCCATGCCTGCCGTAAACGCGCTTACCTGGAATGATCAGCTAGCCGCTGCGGCACTGGCGCACAGCAACGAAATGAATACCAAGAATTACTTCTCGCATAACTCTTTCGACGGGTCGACCTTTGATACCCGCGTTACCGCAGCCGGTTACAAATGGATGGCGGTAGGAGAGAACATTGCCGCGGGTCAAACCAGCGAGCAGGAAGTTTTTACTGCCTGGCTAAACAGCGAAGGCCATTGCAAGAACATGATGAGCGCGTCTTTTAAAGAAATGGGCGCAGCCCGTGCAGGCAATTACTGGACTCAAGACTTTGGCGCAAAGTAAAAAGTCCATACACGATGGTCTATAGTCCATAGACGATAGACCATAGTCAATAGTCCATAATGATACCTTTCAGCCATTTACCGTTCAGCCGTTCGCCGTTCAGCCCTTCACCGTTTTAACGTTCACCGTTCACCGTTTACACATTAAACCTGAAGTGCATAATGTCGCCATCTTGCACAATGTAGGTTTTGCCTTCAACGCCCAGTTTACCGGCTTCTTTACAAGCCGCTTCAGAGCCTAAGGTTATAAAGTCGATATATTTTATCACTTCCGCACGGATAAAGCCTTTTTCAAAGTCAGAGTGGATCACGCCGGCAGCTTGTGGCGCGGTAAAGCCCTTGGTAATAGTCCAGGCACGCACCTCTGTAACACCTGCTGTAAAATACGTACTCAGGTTCAATAAGTGGTATGCAGCTTTAATCAATTTATTTACCCCGGATTCTTTCAGTCCCAGGTCTTCAAGGAACATCTCACGCTCTTCGTAGGTTTCCAACTGTGCAATTTCAGATTCAATCTGCGCTGATATCACCAGAACTTCAGCGTTTTCATCGGCAACAGCGGCCTTTACCTTCTCAACGTAAGCGTTACCTGTGTTGACAGATTTTTCTTCTACATTACATACATACATCACCGGCTTGGCGGTAAGCAGCCAAAGGTCCTCAACATATTCTTTGTCTTCTTCGGCGACAGGCGCCGTACGTGCAGATTTGCCCTCTAATAGGTGGTTTTTATAAACGGTAAGAACGTCAAAAGCTTTTTTGCCTTCTTTGTCGCCGGTCTTTGCAGCCTTTTCAACTTTTTGTAGTTTTTTGTCTATCGACTCCAAATCTTTTAATTGTAATTCGGTATCGATGATCTCTTTATCGCGAATGGGGTCTACAGATCCGTCTACGTGGATCACGTTATCATCGTCAAAACAACGAAGCACGTGTATAATGGCGTTTGTTGCACGGATGTTACCTAAAAACTGGTTACCTAAACCTTCGCCCTTGCTGGCTCCTTTTACCAGGCCGGCAATGTCAACTATCTCGATAGTGTTAGGTACAACTTTAGCCGGGTTAACCAACTCGGTCAATTTTGTAAGGCGCTCATCCGGAACGGTGATAACACCCACGTTTGGTTCTATAGTGCAAAACGGAAAATTTGCCGCTTGTGCTTTGGCATTTGATAGACAATTAAAAAGTGTTGATTTGCCCACGTTTGGCAGGCCAACTATACCGCATTGTAAACCCATTCTTGGTTGTTTGTTATTACGTTATCGAGTTACCATGTTAATAAATGGAAAACTGAAATTATTTATGATGTTAAATGCAAAAGCCATTAACCAAATAACTTATTAACCCGATAACTATCGTTAAAAATCCCGCAAAGATAACATAAAAAACATCCCTGTAATTTGAAAAAATAAACGACTTTTGCGCCGATAGCAAGCAATAGTACACCAATGTAAAATCAACAACGCAGGTATGGAAGAAATGGTTGAGCAAATAGAACTTTTGCTGGAACAGGATGACAAAACGCAGCTGCAGGAGTATTTGAACAACCTCAATATATCTGATGTTGAACAACTGATAGATGAGTTTCCTGACAACGCCGCACTGTTCATAGAAACCCTTTCTTTAAACCGCGCTGTCAACGTTTTCCGTATCCTGGATTTTCCTAAGCAGGAGCGGATCATTGCCAAACTTTCCGGCTCAAAAGTTTCCAAGCTTATTAATGAGCTACCACCCGATGACCGTACCGCTCTGTTTGCAGAACTGCACGGTGACGCCGTTAAAAGCCTGATCCTGCACTTGTCGCCGAAGGACCGCAAAGAAGCCCTGGCGCTTTTAGGCTATCCCGAGGATAGCGTTGGCCGTTTGATGACGCCCGATTACATTGCTGTAAAAAAAGGATGGCGAGTGCAGCGCGTACTTGATCACATCCGCAAATACGGTAAGAACTCTGAGACCATCGACGTTATTTACGTGATAGATGACAAGGGCATTTTGCTGGACGATATCCGTATCCGCGAAATCTTATTGGTTGACCCTGATACAAAGATCTCCGACCTGATGGACAGCCGCCTGATAGGCCTGAAGGTAAACGACCCGCAGGAAGAAGCGATCAACACTTTCAGGATGAATAATCGTGTCGCCTTACCGGTTACAGACAATGAAGATATCCTGTTGGGTATAGTTACCGTTGATGATATCCTTTGGATAGCCAACGAGGAGTATACTGAGGACATTCAAAAGATAGGTGGTACCGAGGCGTTGGATGAACCCTATCTTGACATTAGCCTGCTGCGCCTGGTGCGTAAAAGGGTTGGTTGGTTGATCATTCTTTTCCTGAGCGAGATGCTTACAGCTACCGCAATGGGCTTTTTTGAAGGCGCTATTCAAAAGGCTGTTGTGCTGGCGCTATTTATCCCGCTGATCATTTCAAGCGGCGGCAACAGCGGCTCTCAGGCCTCCACATTGATCATACAAGCCATGGCTTTAGGAGAAGTCACCGTGCGCGACTGGTGGCGGGTAATGCGCCGCGAGATCATCTCCGGGTTGATGCTAGGCGGTACGTTGGGCATTATAGGCTTTTTGCGCATAGCCATATGGACCATGTTTAGCAACGTTTACGGTCCGCATTGGATATTGGTTGGGCTTACCGTGGGTATTGCGCTTATATTTATTGTATTGTGGGGATCGCTTTCCGGT
It encodes the following:
- the mgtE gene encoding magnesium transporter: MEEMVEQIELLLEQDDKTQLQEYLNNLNISDVEQLIDEFPDNAALFIETLSLNRAVNVFRILDFPKQERIIAKLSGSKVSKLINELPPDDRTALFAELHGDAVKSLILHLSPKDRKEALALLGYPEDSVGRLMTPDYIAVKKGWRVQRVLDHIRKYGKNSETIDVIYVIDDKGILLDDIRIREILLVDPDTKISDLMDSRLIGLKVNDPQEEAINTFRMNNRVALPVTDNEDILLGIVTVDDILWIANEEYTEDIQKIGGTEALDEPYLDISLLRLVRKRVGWLIILFLSEMLTATAMGFFEGAIQKAVVLALFIPLIISSGGNSGSQASTLIIQAMALGEVTVRDWWRVMRREIISGLMLGGTLGIIGFLRIAIWTMFSNVYGPHWILVGLTVGIALIFIVLWGSLSGSMLPLLLKRVGLDPATSSAPFVATLVDVTGLIIYFTIAVAIMHI